In Lacerta agilis isolate rLacAgi1 chromosome 1, rLacAgi1.pri, whole genome shotgun sequence, the following proteins share a genomic window:
- the LOC117061029 gene encoding olfactory receptor 5G3-like, whose product MSRENHSTIYEFILLGFTDSPELKILLFVFFLVVYLITIVGNLGMILLIRIDSRLHTPMYFFLSQLSFVDLCYSSVVTPKMLMDFVVKSKSISLPGCAAQMAMFCLFVATEAFILAAMAYDRYVAISKPLLYTVIMSRKICAQLMVGPYLAGLLNATTHTSLTFQLTFCKSTINHFFCDIPAVISLSCSDTSFNLMVLLGLSFTLGTLSGVIVIISYIYILAATLRIRSSEGRHKAASTCFSHLTAVSLFFGSLFFIYVRPSSGSSEDEDKTVSMFYTVLIPMLNPLIYSLRNKDVKDAVKRVLRTKHLS is encoded by the coding sequence ATGTCCAGGGAAAATCACAGCACCATATATGAGTTCATACTTTTGGGCTTCACTGACTCACCAGAGCTGAAAATCTTGCTTTTCGTATTCTTCCTTGTAGTCTACCTCATCACCATTGTGGGGAATCTTGGGATGATCCTATTAATCAGGATCGATTCTCGACTTCAcacccccatgtacttcttcctcagcCAGCTGTCCTTTGTGGACCTCTGCTATTCTTCCGTCGTCACCCCTAAGATGTTGATGGATTTTGTCGTGAAAAGCAAAAGCATTTCCTTGCCTGGATGTGCAGCACAGATGGCTATGTTTTGTCTCTTTGTGGCCACTGAAGCTTTCATTTTGGCAGCCATGGCTTATGATCGGTATGTAGCTATTTCCAAGCCTCTTCTCTATACAGTCATCATGTCCAGGAAAATTTGTGCCCAGCTGATGGTTGGACCCTATCTCGCAGGGCTACTAAATGCGACGACACACACCAGCTTAACTTTCCAGTTAACTTTCTGCAAATCCACAATCAACCATTTCTTCTGTGACATCCCTGCAGTCATATCGCTCTCCTGCTCTGACACAAGTTTCAACTTGATGGTGCTTTTGGGTCTTTCCTTCACCCTTGGAACTCTCAGTGGCGTTATTGTCATCATCTCTTACATCTACATCCTTGCAGCCACCTTGAGGATCCGCTCCAGTGAAGGGAGGCACAAGGCTGCCTCTACCTGCTTTTCCCACCTCACCGCTGTCTCTCTTTTCTTTGGGAGCCTCTTCTTCATCTATGTCCGGCCCAGTTCTGGCTCCTCAGAAGATGAAGACAAGACAGTCTCCATGTTCTACACTGTGCTGATCCCCATGTTAAACCCCTTGATCTACAGCCTAAGAAACAAGGATGTGAAGGACGCAGTCAAGAGGGTGCTTAGAACAAAACATTTATCCTGA
- the LOC117061037 gene encoding olfactory receptor 5AR1-like yields the protein MVNENSTTVTEFILKGISNDPGMKVLFFVVFLIIYLVNVVGNVDMIILISLDSHLHNPMYFFLWHLSFCDICSSSAIAPRMLSDLISESRTISFPECTAQFYFFAAFVGAECYILAVMAYDRFVAICNPLLYSTAMSKSLCIRLLFGSYIAGTTSAIIHTTATFSLQFCSSNLINHFFCDVPPLLAIACSDAHINEILLFAFAGFVEMSSLSIILLSYIFILAAVLRMPSGRLKAFSTCGSHFTGVTLFYGTLIFMYLRPTSVYALDQDKWASVFYTVVIPMLNPLIYSLRNKDVKEAFRKLINKKLNSVLN from the coding sequence ATGGTGAATGAAAACAGTACCACTGTAACCGAGTTCATTCTCAAGGGCATCTCAAACGATCCAGGTATGAAAGTCTTATTCTTTGTGGTATTCCTGATCATCTATCTGGTCAATGTTGTAGGAAACGTGGACATGATCATCTTGATCTCACTTGATTCCCACCTTCACAATCCTATGTACTTCTTCCTCTGGCACCTTTCCTTCTGTGACATCTGCTCCTCATCTGCCATTGCTCCCAGAATGTTGTCTGACTTGATATCTGAGAGCAGGACCATCTCCTTCCCTGAATGTACTGCCCAGTTCTACTTCTTTGCTGCCTTTGTGGGTGCTGAGTGCTACATTTTAGCAGTGATGGCCTATGACCGCTTTGTGGCCATCTGCAACCCATTGCTCTATTCCACTGCCATGTCCAAGTCCCTCTGCATCCGGCTTCTATTTGGATCATATATTGCTGGCACAACTAGTGCCATAATACACACAACAGCCACCTTCAGCCTGCAGTTCTGCAGTTCCAACCTCATCAACCATTTCTTCTGTGATGTTCCTCCACTGCTGGCAATCGCTTGTTCTGACGCCCACATTAATGagattttgctttttgcctttgcTGGCTTTGTTGAGATGAGCTCCCTCTCAATCATCCTTCTCTCTTACATCTTCATTTTAGCAGCTGTCCTGAGAATGCCCTCGGGGAGGCTCAAAGCCTTCTCCACCTGTGGGTCCCACTTCACAGGGGTAACTTTATTTTATGGGACTTTGATTTTCATGTATCTCCGGCCCACTTCTGTCTATGCCTTGGATCAAGACAAATGGGCTTCTGTGTTCTACACAGTAGTGATTCCCATGCTCAATCCTCTGATCTACAGCCTGAGGAACAAAGATGTTAAGGAAGCTTTCAGAAAACTCATTAACAAGAAGCTGAATTCTGTATTAAactaa